A section of the Subtercola frigoramans genome encodes:
- a CDS encoding sterol carrier family protein, translating into MPASASASASASAAASAARLAGVSRDTLATAVRYSLQVLAEQAKGNTVEVRVPPFGAIQCIEGPGHTRGTPPNVVETDAETWLSLVTGRLDWAAGVQSGRVHASGQRADLTGYVPITGLR; encoded by the coding sequence ATGCCCGCATCAGCATCAGCATCAGCATCAGCATCAGCAGCAGCATCAGCAGCCCGCTTGGCAGGGGTCAGCCGCGACACACTCGCCACCGCTGTCAGGTACTCGCTGCAGGTTCTCGCCGAACAGGCGAAGGGCAATACCGTCGAGGTGAGGGTGCCTCCCTTCGGTGCGATCCAGTGCATCGAGGGCCCGGGGCACACACGCGGAACCCCGCCCAACGTCGTCGAGACCGATGCGGAGACCTGGCTGTCGCTCGTCACGGGCCGGCTCGACTGGGCAGCGGGGGTGCAGTCGGGGCGGGTTCACGCCTCGGGGCAGCGAGCGGACCTCACGGGTTACGTGCCCATCACCGGGCTCCGCTGA
- a CDS encoding APC family permease: MTNEPKSAKRWIIGDPLPSHKLEGQLLPKRLALPIFASDPLSSVAYAPQELLMILLIGGLAFFSFAPWVAAAVILLLVVVVASYRQLVKAYPSGGGDYEVAHKNLGEKAGLVVASALLVDYVLTVAVSVASGVDNIISAIPQLNGFRVEMAIFFVIVLAAVNLRGVRESSKAFAIPTYVFVGSVLLMIVVGLSRTALGAPPVAESADYGVRAESLGQVAVILLLLRAFSSGCSALTGVEAIANGVPAFRRPKIQNAQRTLVLMGGIAITLFAGLTALALISGVHYAENGCELIGFANCDTTPQRSLMAQVASSVFGNNSIMFFVIQAATAAVLLLAANTAFNGFPLLGSVLASDSYAPKAMLTRGDRLVFSNGMILLALAATAILLVYQASLTNLIQLYIIGVFVSFTLGQSGMIVHWVKLLRSGTPDRGAVIRSLTINSFGALFTGVVLIVVTITKFTHGAWLVFVIMPVLYMFMLGINRYYRDVDKEIEVDPITTFGAKGDHAIVLVGRMQKPVLKALDYAIAARHDSLEAVHISIDDEQTLSLEKAWVDQNIAIPLRVIESPYRDVAEPLTAYIKKRREKHGSEVVTVYTPVYIVGHWWEALLHNHKSRRLRNRLMLVHGVTIALVPWLLDSTELIYGRRSRPLPGQERRGDPMRPVFRAHTPSDLPDSRQPNP; the protein is encoded by the coding sequence GTGACTAACGAACCCAAGTCGGCGAAACGCTGGATCATCGGCGACCCGCTGCCTAGCCACAAACTCGAGGGCCAGCTGCTGCCGAAACGCCTGGCACTGCCCATCTTCGCCAGCGACCCGCTCTCAAGCGTCGCCTATGCGCCGCAAGAACTGCTGATGATCCTGCTCATCGGCGGGCTCGCGTTCTTCTCATTCGCTCCGTGGGTCGCGGCGGCGGTCATCCTGCTGCTCGTCGTCGTTGTGGCGTCGTACCGCCAACTCGTGAAGGCCTACCCCTCCGGCGGCGGCGACTATGAAGTCGCCCACAAGAACCTCGGCGAGAAGGCCGGGCTGGTCGTCGCGTCTGCACTGCTCGTCGACTACGTGTTGACGGTCGCTGTTTCGGTCGCCAGTGGTGTCGACAACATCATCTCGGCGATCCCGCAGCTCAACGGGTTCCGGGTCGAGATGGCGATCTTCTTCGTGATCGTTCTCGCAGCGGTCAACCTGCGCGGGGTTCGCGAATCGAGCAAGGCCTTCGCGATTCCCACCTACGTATTCGTCGGTAGTGTTCTGCTGATGATCGTCGTGGGCCTCAGCCGCACCGCCCTCGGCGCACCCCCGGTCGCAGAGTCGGCCGACTACGGGGTGCGGGCGGAGAGTCTCGGCCAGGTGGCCGTCATTCTGCTGCTGCTGCGCGCATTCTCGAGTGGATGCTCGGCGCTCACCGGCGTCGAAGCAATCGCCAATGGCGTTCCCGCCTTCCGCCGGCCCAAGATCCAGAACGCCCAGCGCACGCTCGTACTCATGGGCGGCATCGCCATCACCCTGTTCGCCGGCCTCACCGCGCTGGCGCTGATCTCGGGCGTGCACTACGCCGAGAACGGATGCGAGCTGATCGGGTTCGCAAACTGCGACACGACGCCGCAGCGTTCACTGATGGCGCAGGTGGCCTCCTCGGTCTTCGGCAACAACTCGATCATGTTCTTCGTGATCCAAGCCGCCACCGCTGCTGTGCTGCTGCTTGCGGCCAACACGGCGTTCAACGGTTTCCCCCTGCTCGGCTCCGTGCTCGCAAGCGACTCGTATGCGCCGAAGGCCATGCTCACCCGAGGCGACCGCCTCGTGTTCTCCAACGGCATGATCCTGCTGGCTCTCGCGGCCACGGCAATCCTGCTGGTGTACCAGGCGAGCCTCACCAACCTGATCCAGCTGTACATCATCGGGGTGTTCGTCTCGTTCACCCTCGGCCAGAGCGGCATGATCGTGCACTGGGTGAAGCTGCTGCGAAGCGGTACGCCCGATCGTGGGGCGGTCATCCGGAGCCTGACCATCAACTCATTCGGGGCGCTGTTCACCGGCGTGGTGCTGATCGTTGTGACGATCACGAAATTCACCCATGGTGCGTGGCTGGTCTTCGTGATCATGCCCGTGCTCTACATGTTCATGCTCGGCATCAACCGGTACTACCGCGACGTCGACAAAGAGATCGAAGTCGACCCGATCACGACCTTCGGCGCCAAGGGCGACCACGCGATCGTGCTGGTCGGCCGCATGCAGAAACCGGTGCTGAAGGCCCTCGACTACGCGATCGCCGCTCGGCACGACTCGCTCGAGGCGGTGCACATCTCGATCGACGACGAACAGACACTGAGTCTCGAGAAGGCGTGGGTCGACCAGAACATCGCCATTCCGCTTCGGGTCATCGAATCTCCGTATCGCGATGTCGCCGAACCGTTGACGGCGTACATCAAGAAGCGTCGCGAGAAGCACGGCTCAGAGGTCGTGACGGTCTACACGCCGGTGTACATCGTCGGGCACTGGTGGGAGGCGCTGCTGCACAACCACAAGTCGCGGCGCCTGCGCAACCGCCTCATGCTGGTGCACGGAGTGACCATCGCCCTCGTGCCCTGGCTGCTCGACTCGACAGAGCTGATCTACGGGCGGCGATCTCGGCCGCTTCCCGGCCAGGAGCGCCGCGGCGACCCGATGCGGCCGGTGTTTCGCGCGCACACGCCCAGCGACCTACCAGACTCGAGGCAACCCAACCCGTGA